The nucleotide sequence CGGCATCGCGTAGACGCGTACCAGTTCACCGAAGGTCTCGACCTCGACATCACGCGACAGGGCCGACAACCAGCCCAGCTTGACCGCGAAGATCAGTACCGCGACGGTGGCAATCAGGAACTCCGGCACGGAGACGGCGAACACCGCCAGCATGTTGCTGTAACGGTCGAAAATCGAGCCACGGTACATGGCCGACAAAATACCTATCGTCAGCGCCAGCGGCACCGAGACCAGCGCTGCGATGGAGGCCAGGCGCAGGGTATTGGGCAGGCGACTGGCGATCATTTCGTCAACCGCCATGCCATTGACCAACGAAACACCGGGAGTGCCGGTGATCAATCCGCCCAGCCAGTGCAAGTACCGCAGGTACACGGGCTGGTCCAGGCCCAGCACCGCGCGCATTGCCGCCACCGCTTCCGGAGTTGCATCCTGGCCAAGCTGTTCCTGGACTGCGTCGCCCGGTAGCAGGCTGGTGAGAAAAAACACCACAAGCGACACGATAAGCAGCGTAAGCACACCTACAGCCAGACGACTGGAAACAAGCCGTGCGATAGTGCTGTTCATAATGAATACCTTTACTTGATGACCGCGCCTGCATCACCCCACAGGCGCGTCTTGGTTATCGAGCTGTCGTTGCTCTATTCGCTCAGGCATCCAGCCAGACGTGCTCGGCGAACATGTAGCCCATCAAACCGCCGAGCGGGTGTGGAACCAGACCTTTCAACTTGGCATTGTGGCCATCGAGGCTGCTGGTGAACTGCGGGATACCGACACCGCATTTCTCATGCACCAGCACCTGCATGTCGGCGTACATCTGCTTGCGCTTGGCGTCGTCGGTTTCCCCGCGCGCAGCCACCAGTAACTGGTCGAACTGCTCGTTCTTCCATCCCGATTCGTTCATGCCGGCACTGGATTGGAAGAACAGGCTGAACAGCAAATCGGCGGTTGGACGCGCGCCGATGTTGCCGAACCCCAGGGGATGCTTCATCCAATGATTGGACCAGTAGCCATCCGCCGGCACCCGCTTGATGTCGAACTTGAGTCCGATCTGCTGGGCCGACAGTTGTAACAACTGGGCGATGTCCAATGAACCGGTGGCAGCTTCGGAAGCCACCAGCGGCAGGGTGCGTCCGACCATACCGGACTTTTGCAGGTGGAACCTGGCCTTCTCCGGATCGAACTCGCGCTGCGGCAGATCGGCGAAGTAGTAACGGTTATTCGAGGCGATCGGCTGGTCATTGGCGATGGCGCCGTAACCACGGAAGGCGGCTCGATTGATCTGTTTACGATCGAACAGATACTTCATCGCCAACACGAAGTCAGGATTCTGGTTAGGGCCCAGTTCATCGCGCATCACCAGATTGGTATAGCCACCGGTGCGGGACTCCATCAGCGCCACCTTGTTGCTCTCCAGGATGCGCGAAGTCGAACGGGGGTTGACCGGGTTGATGAGGTCGACGTCACCGGCGAGCAAGGCGCTGATGCGCGCGGCCTCGTCCGGGATCGAGAAAAACTCGACTTCGTCCAGGTAAGGCAGGCCTGGCTTCCAGTAACTGTCGTTGCGCACGCCGATCGAACGCACGCCCGGCTGGAACTCCGAGCATTTGA is from Pseudomonas sp. B21-056 and encodes:
- a CDS encoding ABC transporter substrate-binding protein, giving the protein MTDNKNKSESPLITGEQSLRVFEGLNRGMSRRDALRMLGMAGVAVAGAGSLFGPAGRLFAAEAGAAAGGTGKGRRGGRIKVASATSSTADTLDPAKGSNYTDYCRHNMFYNGLTTLDEALVPRMALAESFDTTDATSWTIKLRKDVVFHDGKPFTSADVIYSLNRHKLPQVGSKALTTAQQLDEVKATGPHEVQIRLTSPNADLPAILATTHFLIVRDGTTDFAVANGTGPFKCSEFQPGVRSIGVRNDSYWKPGLPYLDEVEFFSIPDEAARISALLAGDVDLINPVNPRSTSRILESNKVALMESRTGGYTNLVMRDELGPNQNPDFVLAMKYLFDRKQINRAAFRGYGAIANDQPIASNNRYYFADLPQREFDPEKARFHLQKSGMVGRTLPLVASEAATGSLDIAQLLQLSAQQIGLKFDIKRVPADGYWSNHWMKHPLGFGNIGARPTADLLFSLFFQSSAGMNESGWKNEQFDQLLVAARGETDDAKRKQMYADMQVLVHEKCGVGIPQFTSSLDGHNAKLKGLVPHPLGGLMGYMFAEHVWLDA
- a CDS encoding ABC transporter permease, with the protein product MNSTIARLVSSRLAVGVLTLLIVSLVVFFLTSLLPGDAVQEQLGQDATPEAVAAMRAVLGLDQPVYLRYLHWLGGLITGTPGVSLVNGMAVDEMIASRLPNTLRLASIAALVSVPLALTIGILSAMYRGSIFDRYSNMLAVFAVSVPEFLIATVAVLIFAVKLGWLSALSRDVEVETFGELVRVYAMPVLTLCCVLVAQMARMTRAALIDQLSSPYVEMAVLKGARPIRVVLRHALPNAIGPIANAIALSLSYLLGGVVIVESIFNYPGIATLMVNGVVTRDMPLVQACVMLFCLGFLVLVLLADLCAILSNPRLRK